In Dyadobacter sp. CECT 9275, the following proteins share a genomic window:
- a CDS encoding YdcF family protein — protein sequence MKSVLQILVLLIVPIIAYSQPDQRYHLISGKSVVQTKNYYLLTLLEETAAVRAMLESDTELKKLAVSKKNHLADALKNCKNDASCYTSGMKFSAEEIGMVGNRLSALYSDKNALGKLVREHLIRSGAYILFRDLSPKDMLVKAWGQDAAGINHAIGVYAEGKKPNYPNIDSIAFKVQSRSFATLVYDVSDIVVQEEKGTLFFGPSMDYALRFLEVNERTEAADYEPMETTVNKAAVEKVKGIDWKKYKYTLILVPGAGPDTYGVALSAGGMLRCRVAALRYFEGMAPFILVSGGRVHPYKTKFSEAYEMKKYLMQELKVPESAIVMDPHARHTTTNMRNAVRLLYRYGMPVEKPCVVSTMRAQSYYITNDAFIERCRKELNHVPYKLGNRLSETEFEFYPVTDALHIDADEPLDP from the coding sequence ATGAAAAGTGTTCTGCAGATATTGGTATTACTCATAGTGCCGATCATAGCTTATTCTCAGCCCGACCAGCGTTATCACCTGATTTCCGGTAAGTCGGTCGTTCAAACCAAAAATTATTATCTCCTGACTTTGCTGGAAGAAACGGCTGCGGTGAGAGCCATGCTTGAAAGTGATACTGAGCTGAAGAAACTGGCTGTTTCCAAAAAGAATCACCTGGCAGATGCGCTGAAAAATTGTAAGAATGATGCCTCGTGTTATACCAGCGGAATGAAATTCAGTGCGGAGGAGATCGGGATGGTTGGCAACCGGCTGTCGGCACTTTATTCGGATAAAAATGCCCTGGGCAAACTGGTCAGGGAACATCTGATCCGGTCGGGGGCTTATATCCTGTTCCGGGACCTTTCACCAAAAGACATGCTGGTGAAGGCGTGGGGACAGGATGCTGCGGGTATTAACCATGCCATCGGGGTATATGCGGAAGGTAAGAAGCCTAACTATCCCAATATCGATTCCATTGCCTTTAAAGTGCAGTCACGAAGTTTTGCAACCTTGGTTTACGATGTATCGGACATTGTCGTGCAGGAGGAAAAGGGGACGCTGTTTTTCGGCCCGTCAATGGATTATGCACTCAGGTTTCTTGAGGTAAATGAAAGAACCGAAGCGGCGGACTATGAACCAATGGAAACGACGGTGAATAAGGCAGCCGTGGAAAAGGTTAAAGGTATCGATTGGAAGAAATATAAATATACCCTGATACTGGTACCTGGCGCTGGTCCGGACACTTATGGTGTTGCCCTGAGTGCCGGAGGTATGCTGCGGTGCAGAGTTGCGGCGCTTCGTTATTTTGAAGGGATGGCTCCTTTTATTCTGGTTTCGGGTGGCAGGGTACATCCTTACAAGACCAAATTCAGTGAGGCCTATGAGATGAAAAAGTATCTGATGCAGGAATTAAAGGTGCCGGAAAGCGCTATTGTCATGGATCCGCACGCACGGCACACCACCACCAATATGCGTAATGCGGTGAGGCTTCTGTATCGCTACGGTATGCCTGTCGAAAAGCCTTGTGTGGTTTCTACCATGCGTGCTCAGAGTTATTACATCACCAACGACGCGTTTATAGAACGTTGCCGGAAGGAATTAAACCATGTGCCATACAAGCTGGGGAACCGGCTGTCGGAAACGGAATTTGAATTTTACCCGGTGACAGACGCGCTCCATATTGACGCCGATGAACCACTGGACCCCTAG
- a CDS encoding SusC/RagA family TonB-linked outer membrane protein, whose protein sequence is MKKQLLPIVPFFVAGILMISPGQAAFAKTGRNKGITIRENLTAAAVRVSGRVVDENSEPLLGVTVLEKGSNRGTVTDIDGKFSLDTENGATLVISFVGYIAQEIAVSGDKVLNISLKQDALMLNEVVAVGYQTLRKSDLTGAVSSVKAKELNLTTPTIGQALVGKVAGVQISQVSGAPYVGTKIRVRGVGSVNASSDPLYVIDGYPAGNDVFINPNDIESIDILKDAASAAIYGSRASGGVVLITTKRGKEGKGKLEYDYQYGVTQLSKKVDLLNASEFAQLMIDGRNNSYRDLMVNSGKPWNDGMFSDDNATRIKNVGNAGSVSIPVDIYNFGTQTLIEPKYNTDWQDELYRNAIAQRHNVSFSGGKNGVRYALSGGYMNQQGIILSTGQERINFRTNIDAEVSKKLKVGANLSLTNNTNREVQEGRFNQGPILGALIYMPIFKAYNPDGTLAKNEAAALSSGYGLQSVENPVALATETHINRRGLRGTYNGFATYEIIPDLNFKVNLGLQTYNEKYEYYLPTSLSSGANPPGSAQAIAAANAIAQTTSQMDKLAEFTLNYKKAFGKHNLDVLAGYSAQKNTSDIIAVTSKGFQNDRIEEITGKGADATFFSLNSATGKSNWTMISYLARAVYNFDNRYYLTASFRTDGSSRFGPNNRWGNFPSVSAGWNISNESFYGDWLGKSSTVKLRGSWGLSGNNNIGNYNFLQTMAAPGGVVFGNSTVNTAMWAEGIKDLNLGWESTSQFNFGLDLGLLQDRLSIIANYYLSRSFDLLFDQPLSAISGASTIRTNLRNSKVENKGFDIQVDARVISTRDFNLNINGNISVNRNKVLNMGGASTIMTAGAERSYLTHITREGQPIGMFYGFKVKGMVRESDMENLAADNANYNASTQKFPEGYVLKGPARSTASTNPLRPGDLYFEDVNKDGVVNDADKGVIGSPHPKFTYGFALSASYKNLDFTSSFNGTYGNKVLDGQDYYVYNMEGSGNQYKKVLNRYRSEAQPGDGHVYRANRGGTQSNSTRLSTFYLQDGSFLRCTNITLGYTLPQIAGLTHNAISNLRVYVSVDNAFTFTKYLGYNPEVDYNNGANLTPGVDYGKYPLVRAYNIGAKITF, encoded by the coding sequence ATGAAAAAACAACTATTACCTATTGTTCCCTTTTTCGTTGCAGGTATCCTGATGATCAGTCCGGGACAAGCCGCATTTGCGAAAACGGGAAGGAACAAAGGAATAACAATCCGCGAAAACCTGACGGCTGCGGCTGTGAGAGTTTCGGGAAGAGTGGTTGATGAGAATTCTGAACCTTTGCTGGGTGTTACTGTTTTGGAAAAGGGAAGTAACAGGGGAACGGTTACTGATATAGACGGTAAGTTTAGTTTAGATACTGAAAACGGTGCAACGCTTGTAATTTCATTTGTTGGTTACATTGCGCAGGAAATAGCTGTTTCGGGTGATAAAGTTTTGAATATCAGTTTGAAACAAGATGCCCTTATGCTGAACGAGGTAGTGGCGGTAGGGTATCAGACTTTAAGAAAGAGCGATCTGACGGGCGCTGTTTCCAGCGTTAAAGCAAAAGAACTGAACCTCACTACGCCAACCATCGGACAAGCCCTTGTGGGGAAAGTGGCCGGTGTACAGATATCTCAGGTAAGTGGTGCGCCTTATGTAGGTACCAAAATCCGTGTACGCGGGGTGGGTTCTGTTAACGCAAGTTCAGATCCTCTGTACGTAATTGACGGGTATCCTGCCGGAAATGACGTGTTCATCAACCCGAATGATATTGAATCTATTGATATCCTTAAGGATGCCGCATCGGCTGCTATTTATGGTTCCAGAGCATCGGGCGGTGTGGTGCTGATCACCACCAAAAGAGGGAAAGAGGGTAAGGGGAAGTTGGAGTACGATTACCAGTATGGTGTAACCCAGCTGAGTAAAAAAGTAGATCTGCTTAACGCTTCTGAGTTTGCCCAGCTGATGATAGATGGCCGTAACAATTCATACCGCGACCTGATGGTGAATTCCGGCAAACCCTGGAATGACGGCATGTTCTCGGATGACAACGCCACGCGTATCAAAAATGTAGGAAATGCGGGTTCCGTAAGTATACCAGTAGATATTTACAATTTCGGTACGCAAACCCTGATTGAGCCTAAATATAATACCGACTGGCAGGATGAGCTTTACCGTAATGCCATCGCGCAGCGCCACAATGTATCGTTCAGCGGAGGTAAAAATGGGGTGAGGTATGCACTGAGCGGCGGATACATGAATCAGCAGGGAATTATCCTCAGTACCGGGCAGGAGCGTATCAATTTCAGAACCAATATAGATGCGGAGGTCAGTAAAAAGCTGAAAGTAGGTGCGAATCTTTCCCTCACCAATAATACCAATCGTGAGGTGCAGGAAGGGCGTTTTAACCAGGGGCCTATCCTGGGGGCACTGATTTACATGCCGATCTTCAAAGCGTACAATCCGGATGGTACCTTGGCCAAAAATGAGGCGGCCGCATTGAGCTCGGGATACGGCTTGCAGTCTGTTGAAAATCCCGTTGCCCTTGCCACTGAGACGCATATTAACAGAAGAGGCTTGCGTGGAACTTACAATGGTTTTGCTACCTATGAAATCATTCCGGATCTGAACTTTAAGGTGAATCTGGGTTTGCAGACTTACAACGAAAAATATGAGTATTATCTGCCTACCAGCCTGAGCAGTGGTGCCAACCCTCCGGGATCCGCACAGGCCATTGCCGCCGCAAATGCGATTGCACAGACGACCTCCCAAATGGATAAACTCGCAGAGTTTACGCTGAACTATAAAAAAGCTTTCGGAAAGCATAATCTGGATGTGCTGGCAGGGTATTCGGCCCAAAAGAATACCTCAGACATCATCGCCGTCACTTCAAAAGGATTCCAAAATGACAGGATCGAGGAAATTACCGGAAAAGGCGCGGATGCTACGTTTTTCTCACTTAATTCAGCCACAGGAAAAAGCAACTGGACCATGATATCGTATCTGGCCCGTGCGGTTTACAATTTTGATAACCGGTACTACCTGACCGCATCGTTCCGTACGGATGGTTCGTCCCGTTTCGGACCTAATAACCGCTGGGGTAATTTCCCGTCCGTTTCGGCAGGCTGGAATATCTCCAATGAATCCTTTTATGGCGACTGGCTGGGTAAATCCTCAACAGTCAAACTTCGCGGCAGCTGGGGGTTAAGTGGTAATAATAACATTGGTAACTATAACTTCCTGCAAACCATGGCTGCCCCGGGTGGTGTGGTATTCGGGAACAGTACCGTCAATACCGCTATGTGGGCAGAAGGTATCAAGGACCTAAATCTGGGGTGGGAGTCTACCTCTCAATTCAATTTCGGGCTTGACCTGGGTTTACTTCAGGACCGTCTTTCCATTATTGCCAACTATTATCTGAGCCGCTCTTTCGATCTGTTGTTTGACCAGCCGTTATCAGCAATTTCAGGAGCTTCAACCATCCGTACAAATCTTAGAAATTCCAAAGTTGAGAATAAAGGGTTTGACATTCAGGTGGATGCAAGGGTAATCTCTACGCGTGATTTTAACCTCAATATCAATGGAAATATTTCCGTTAACCGTAACAAGGTTTTGAATATGGGAGGTGCAAGCACCATCATGACCGCGGGTGCGGAAAGGTCGTACCTTACACACATTACCCGTGAGGGACAACCTATCGGAATGTTCTACGGGTTCAAGGTGAAAGGTATGGTACGGGAATCGGATATGGAAAACCTGGCTGCTGACAATGCAAATTATAATGCCTCTACTCAGAAATTCCCTGAAGGATATGTACTGAAAGGGCCTGCACGGTCAACCGCTTCAACGAATCCGCTTCGTCCCGGTGATCTTTATTTTGAAGATGTGAACAAAGATGGTGTAGTGAATGATGCCGACAAAGGTGTGATCGGCAGCCCCCATCCTAAATTTACTTATGGCTTTGCCCTTTCGGCAAGTTATAAAAACCTGGACTTTACATCGTCTTTTAACGGAACTTACGGAAATAAGGTACTCGACGGCCAGGATTACTACGTCTACAACATGGAAGGTTCGGGCAATCAATACAAAAAGGTACTCAACCGGTACAGATCCGAAGCCCAGCCGGGTGACGGTCACGTTTACCGTGCCAATCGCGGAGGAACGCAGAGTAACAGTACCCGTTTGTCGACATTCTATCTGCAGGATGGGTCTTTCCTGAGATGTACCAATATCACACTGGGTTATACCCTGCCGCAAATTGCCGGCCTTACACACAACGCGATCAGCAATCTGAGGGTGTATGTAAGCGTGGACAACGCATTTACATTCACCAAGTACCTGGGGTATAATCCTGAGGTGGATTACAACAATGGAGCAAATCTGACACCCGGTGTGGATTACGGAAAATATCCGTTGGTACGTGCATATAACATCGGGGCGAAAATTACCTTTTAA